One window of the Wolbachia endosymbiont of Encarsia formosa genome contains the following:
- a CDS encoding type I secretion system permease/ATPase — protein MEITPSIKKELKQSILYTCLEKCKSAFWFIFWFSSGINALMLFLPLYTSQVLDRVISSESVSTLVMLTIITLSAFACSAMLETCRYLAMAKIGDWIDKTATPDLIVRSIRLTSVQSSTSSGEAIRDLGVIKNFITGNGIFSLFDTPWSLIYLVVIFMIHTSTGFIAIAGIIILVSMAVWNELATKSILRETNEETIRNINAIDVATRNAEVVEAMGMSEFIVSDWCKRNDQNRAMQVTAQNRSNVITGITKFLRSTLQISVIGTGALLSITAHKTAGSIIAASILMGRVLAPFDAAVHTWKFLNQARMSYGRLQRLILTSPKREQTMALPEPEGKLEFDRVFFTPYGSNKPTVKGISFVIEPGDVVGVIGASASGKSTIAKLTVGVWKPISGVVRLDGADVYTWNRENFGNYVGYLPQDIELFNTSVKANIARMRPDPNPEEIIKAAKIAGIHELILSLPNGYDTTIGGPGGVILSGGQKQLLGLARAFYGNTKLLVLDEPNANLDSNGEARLINAINVAREQNTTTVIITHKLQLLSAVNTVIVMSDGVIYAMGPKDEILSRLVAPSPDDTEDKRSSASG, from the coding sequence GTGGAAATCACTCCGTCAATAAAAAAGGAATTAAAGCAAAGTATACTATATACTTGTCTAGAGAAGTGCAAGAGTGCGTTTTGGTTTATTTTCTGGTTTAGCTCAGGGATTAATGCGTTAATGTTATTTTTGCCACTTTATACCTCTCAGGTACTTGATCGAGTGATATCGAGCGAGAGTGTGTCAACACTAGTTATGCTGACGATTATTACTTTATCTGCGTTTGCATGTTCTGCAATGCTTGAAACTTGTCGATATTTAGCTATGGCAAAAATAGGTGATTGGATCGATAAAACTGCAACACCAGACCTAATAGTAAGGTCAATTAGATTAACATCAGTGCAAAGCTCAACTTCAAGTGGTGAAGCAATACGAGATCTTGGGGTAATAAAAAATTTCATTACAGGAAATGGTATATTTTCACTATTCGATACTCCATGGTCGTTAATCTACCTTGTTGTGATCTTTATGATACATACCTCTACAGGGTTTATAGCTATTGCCGGGATCATTATATTAGTTTCAATGGCAGTATGGAATGAACTTGCCACTAAGAGTATACTGCGAGAGACTAATGAAGAAACTATACGTAATATTAATGCTATAGATGTTGCAACAAGAAATGCAGAGGTGGTTGAGGCTATGGGTATGTCAGAATTTATAGTTTCTGATTGGTGTAAACGGAATGATCAAAATCGTGCAATGCAAGTCACAGCACAGAATCGTTCTAATGTGATTACTGGGATTACTAAGTTTCTACGCTCAACTCTGCAAATATCAGTAATTGGAACAGGAGCATTACTTTCAATTACAGCTCACAAAACTGCCGGTAGTATCATTGCTGCCTCGATTTTGATGGGTAGAGTATTGGCTCCATTTGATGCAGCAGTTCATACTTGGAAATTTTTAAATCAAGCCAGGATGTCATATGGCAGGCTGCAAAGACTTATCCTAACATCCCCAAAAAGAGAGCAAACTATGGCTCTACCAGAGCCTGAAGGGAAGTTGGAATTTGATAGGGTATTTTTTACTCCTTATGGGAGCAATAAGCCAACAGTAAAAGGAATCTCATTTGTAATAGAACCAGGGGATGTTGTTGGTGTTATTGGTGCAAGTGCTTCTGGTAAATCGACCATTGCAAAACTAACCGTTGGTGTTTGGAAACCCATATCAGGTGTAGTCAGACTAGATGGTGCTGATGTATATACTTGGAATCGAGAGAACTTTGGTAATTATGTTGGTTACTTACCTCAAGATATTGAGTTATTTAACACGAGCGTTAAAGCTAATATTGCCCGCATGAGACCAGATCCAAATCCTGAAGAAATAATCAAAGCAGCAAAAATTGCAGGAATACATGAATTAATACTGAGCTTACCAAATGGGTATGATACAACAATAGGAGGACCTGGAGGAGTAATACTCTCTGGTGGCCAAAAACAGCTTCTTGGACTTGCAAGGGCTTTCTATGGTAATACTAAGCTTTTAGTGCTTGATGAACCGAATGCTAACTTAGACAGTAATGGAGAGGCGCGCTTGATTAATGCAATCAATGTTGCAAGAGAGCAAAATACTACCACTGTTATCATCACTCATAAGCTACAGCTACTATCTGCAGTCAATACAGTGATCGTCATGTCAGATGGTGTTATTTATGCTATGGGACCAAAAGATGAGATTTTGAGTAGATTAGTTGCTCCATCACCAGATGACACAGAAGATAAACGTTCTTCAGCAAGTGGTTAA
- a CDS encoding ankyrin repeat domain-containing protein: MKEKKFDVYQEVLRENSNGDTVFHMAARVGNKSCLEHLFSLIQKGEIEEILDKKNENRQTLLHLSMLSGSKECSQYLMQESPIDILLEQNTQKELLFVAALSGNKECLEFLAEKLVKRNLANSVEVLFSRNDENNNTLLHMAALADGVVCSQYIIESVSKSTIRKLFNTNNHKLTPLHLAAMTLNAEVIEYFITDNYHYTEKMLNVVSKSDRTPLQYLVMHDNDFERILDEDFKQGQFLKKLVLEKRKQNEHLREKAIKALLYLTTINRGKIINKKINFDIKDNKGKTFL; encoded by the coding sequence TTGAAAGAGAAGAAATTTGACGTTTACCAAGAGGTTTTGCGTGAGAATAGCAACGGTGACACCGTCTTTCATATGGCAGCGCGTGTTGGCAATAAATCATGCCTTGAGCACCTTTTCTCTCTTATACAAAAAGGAGAAATAGAAGAGATTTTAGATAAAAAAAATGAAAATAGACAAACTTTACTGCACTTATCTATGTTAAGTGGAAGTAAAGAATGCTCTCAGTATTTGATGCAAGAGAGTCCAATTGATATTTTGTTAGAGCAAAACACACAAAAAGAGTTGCTATTTGTAGCTGCTTTAAGTGGTAACAAGGAATGTCTTGAATTTTTAGCGGAAAAGCTTGTAAAGAGAAACTTGGCTAATAGCGTTGAAGTATTATTTTCTCGCAACGATGAAAATAACAATACACTGCTACACATGGCTGCTCTTGCCGATGGCGTAGTATGTTCTCAGTATATTATTGAAAGCGTTTCTAAATCAACTATTAGAAAACTCTTTAACACAAACAATCATAAACTTACACCTTTACACTTAGCTGCCATGACCCTTAATGCTGAAGTAATAGAATATTTTATAACAGATAATTATCACTATACTGAGAAAATGTTAAATGTTGTATCTAAATCTGACAGAACACCATTACAATATCTTGTAATGCATGATAATGATTTTGAAAGAATCTTAGATGAGGATTTTAAGCAAGGTCAATTTTTGAAAAAGTTGGTTTTAGAAAAGCGTAAACAAAATGAGCACTTAAGGGAAAAAGCTATTAAAGCCTTATTATACCTAACAACCATCAACAGAGGGAAAATTATAAATAAGAAAATAAATTTTGACATAAAAGATAATAAAGGAAAAACATTTTTATAA
- a CDS encoding ankyrin repeat domain-containing protein codes for MFKNTVTSVFKDQSSTSATLSSGLFAAGTIGMTRAISKIDLSSLQSNSEDKVNKQDLIIIYDYINKVTQEENYNICTNNLDCIKSRILAENISDSLAEKFCQDGWNITSTDGSSLLTVAIERIWEEQKKNRNYDIHVEIAVSLILGMSRELIIKLENFADSNDKTLLHYLAESGKEDILRFVIESSDFDIEEAVRNKDRDGKTPLHYAAKSGNKECFKILTENEADLSCTTNNKTELHYAARSGSSNLLEHLKEIFTAKGIFDREKIKTDKYGNNALHYAAQSGNAECVKFFIDNQVQFLKNQYNENPLHKIAGAKVDQGNAINFLIDHLKLLGRLKSEINQQDVDSNTPLHIAAQNGNKHLIKVFCELGTKIVKNKQGNTPLHIAIIHGNADCIELFHENIENSILKSKGEHRRDLVHLAAMYGKYDCLTFLLNKFPDYDLSTETRKGNMALHLALSSNTETELRKKCVSLLIDRSMQVNKSNNEGNTPLHFAAELDLSFLSMIEKKVEREEI; via the coding sequence ATGTTCAAAAATACAGTTACTAGTGTTTTCAAAGATCAATCTAGTACAAGCGCGACACTCAGTTCAGGTTTATTTGCTGCGGGAACCATTGGTATGACCAGAGCAATTAGTAAGATTGACCTCTCTTCATTACAAAGCAATTCAGAAGATAAAGTCAATAAGCAAGACCTAATAATCATATATGATTATATTAATAAAGTAACTCAAGAAGAAAACTATAATATATGTACTAATAATCTTGATTGTATAAAAAGCAGGATTTTAGCAGAAAATATAAGTGATTCATTAGCTGAAAAATTTTGTCAAGATGGATGGAATATAACAAGTACTGATGGTTCTTCGCTATTAACAGTGGCTATTGAAAGAATTTGGGAAGAACAAAAGAAAAATAGGAATTATGATATTCATGTTGAAATAGCTGTATCTCTAATTCTTGGTATGAGCAGAGAATTGATTATAAAATTGGAGAATTTTGCAGATAGTAATGATAAAACACTTCTACATTACTTAGCTGAGTCGGGTAAAGAAGATATTTTACGTTTTGTGATAGAAAGTTCTGATTTTGACATTGAAGAAGCAGTAAGGAATAAAGATAGAGATGGTAAAACACCACTACACTATGCGGCTAAATCTGGCAATAAAGAATGCTTTAAAATTCTCACGGAAAATGAAGCAGATTTGAGTTGCACTACCAATAATAAAACTGAGTTACACTATGCTGCCAGAAGCGGAAGTTCTAACCTCCTAGAACATTTAAAAGAAATATTTACAGCAAAAGGAATTTTTGATAGGGAGAAAATTAAAACAGATAAATATGGAAATAACGCATTACACTATGCTGCACAATCTGGAAATGCTGAGTGCGTAAAATTCTTCATTGATAATCAAGTACAATTTTTAAAAAATCAATATAATGAGAATCCTTTGCACAAGATTGCAGGTGCTAAAGTTGATCAAGGCAATGCTATAAATTTTCTTATAGATCATCTAAAATTGTTAGGTAGGCTAAAAAGTGAAATTAATCAACAAGATGTAGATAGTAATACCCCATTGCATATAGCTGCACAAAATGGAAATAAACACCTAATAAAAGTGTTTTGTGAATTAGGTACAAAAATTGTTAAAAATAAGCAAGGTAACACCCCTTTACATATTGCTATTATACATGGTAATGCAGATTGTATAGAGCTATTTCATGAAAATATAGAAAATAGCATTCTTAAATCTAAAGGTGAGCATAGAAGAGATCTTGTACATTTGGCTGCAATGTACGGGAAGTATGATTGTCTAACATTTTTACTCAATAAATTTCCTGATTACGATTTAAGCACAGAAACACGCAAAGGAAATATGGCCCTACACTTAGCTCTATCGAGTAATACAGAAACAGAACTAAGAAAAAAATGTGTGAGTCTATTAATAGACAGAAGCATGCAAGTAAATAAGAGTAATAATGAAGGAAACACCCCTTTACATTTTGCTGCCGAACTTGATTTATCGTTTTTAAGCATGATAGAAAAAAAAGTTGAAAGAGAAGAAATTTGA
- the tsaD gene encoding tRNA (adenosine(37)-N6)-threonylcarbamoyltransferase complex transferase subunit TsaD → MKTILAIETSCDETAVAIVNSNKQVLAHEILSQAEHKKCGGVIPEIASRAHMKHLSGLIKSAMEKYNLSFCDLDAIAATSGPGLIGGLIVGTMMAKAIAHVAQKPFIAVNHLEAHALVVRLLYEVKFPFLVLLISGGHCQFLIAQDVGKYIKLGETLDDSLGEAFDKVAKMLGLSYPGGPLIEKLAKKGDGMRFKLPRAMTKRSGCDFSFSGIKTAVKNLIRELVMNEQDVCDMCASFQECVSDILLDRVKNAITIASSLNIKINDFVITGGVAANNFLKERLKKHIDLNVLSPPSNLCTDNAVMVGWTGIERLQRSYVDSLDFAPRPKWELEKYY, encoded by the coding sequence ATGAAGACTATTTTAGCTATTGAAACAAGCTGCGATGAAACTGCAGTTGCAATTGTAAATAGCAACAAGCAAGTTCTTGCTCACGAAATTCTTTCTCAGGCAGAACATAAAAAGTGCGGTGGAGTGATTCCCGAAATAGCATCGCGTGCTCATATGAAGCATTTAAGTGGTTTAATAAAAAGTGCTATGGAAAAATATAACCTTAGTTTTTGTGATTTGGATGCAATTGCAGCGACATCAGGACCAGGACTCATAGGTGGATTAATAGTTGGTACAATGATGGCTAAAGCAATTGCGCATGTAGCACAAAAACCGTTTATTGCAGTCAATCACTTAGAAGCACATGCGTTAGTTGTTAGGCTACTATATGAAGTTAAATTTCCGTTTTTAGTCCTACTGATATCAGGTGGCCATTGTCAATTTTTAATTGCACAGGATGTAGGTAAATACATCAAACTTGGAGAAACGCTTGATGACTCATTAGGAGAAGCATTTGACAAAGTCGCTAAGATGCTGGGTCTAAGCTATCCAGGAGGTCCATTGATTGAAAAATTAGCTAAAAAAGGTGATGGTATGAGATTTAAACTGCCAAGGGCGATGACAAAACGCTCCGGATGTGACTTTTCGTTTTCTGGAATTAAAACAGCAGTAAAAAACTTAATACGAGAACTTGTAATGAATGAACAGGATGTATGTGATATGTGTGCCTCATTTCAAGAGTGTGTCAGCGACATACTACTTGATAGAGTCAAAAATGCAATTACTATTGCTTCATCCTTAAATATTAAAATTAATGATTTTGTAATTACTGGTGGAGTTGCAGCAAATAATTTCCTGAAAGAGAGATTAAAAAAGCACATAGACTTGAACGTGCTTTCTCCTCCAAGCAATTTATGTACAGACAATGCAGTGATGGTTGGATGGACAGGAATTGAAAGGTTACAGAGAAGCTATGTAGACTCTCTTGACTTTGCACCAAGGCCAAAGTGGGAATTAGAAAAATATTACTAG
- a CDS encoding HAMP domain-containing sensor histidine kinase → MYKLSKLMFTTLKTNRYTKIISLFLLIFVVLLGTIYRNYSLKNNFLSFYRNSNANLKDLLENSIIKKYHYLLIEKHHIKYNSFDYINQLVKFRAELLQSVSKVRNFSLILYDQNARVIFSNFNTQGHNYEQLLTNDEIDKLLSNQEIFYATGNTLTSIFPIFHEDDIKPSFFLKIIQSYNDSYIMAYSLFSILMGLLLVILILIMLYLHFSNTQMLAKQHKTNIELQRVKEALEQENANKIKFFASVTHELRTPLNAIIGFAKLIKNETLGSVDHFEYKEYVDDIYNAGTHLLALINDVLDFSKAESSSLTVEKVKFNLNKIIDSCLKMLSPKLKETGISLKKEISDKQLLVIADPKRMKQVIINLLSNAIKFTPKGGLIRMVIKENIEKNLLTIEFHDNGIGIMQQDIYKVMSVFGQADSGYRNEGTGIGLPLSKKLVELMGGTFSIKSEAKLGTTITLNLFYEEQTCEDLIDF, encoded by the coding sequence ATGTATAAATTAAGTAAATTAATGTTTACTACACTAAAAACAAATAGATATACAAAAATTATCTCGCTATTCTTATTAATTTTTGTGGTTTTATTGGGCACAATATACCGCAATTATTCATTAAAGAATAATTTTCTTTCTTTTTACCGTAATTCAAATGCAAACTTAAAAGATCTATTGGAAAATAGTATAATAAAAAAATATCATTATTTACTAATAGAAAAACATCATATTAAATATAACAGTTTTGATTACATAAACCAATTGGTAAAATTTCGTGCTGAATTATTACAATCAGTAAGCAAAGTAAGAAATTTTAGCCTAATACTGTATGATCAAAATGCCAGAGTAATTTTCAGTAATTTTAATACTCAAGGTCATAACTATGAGCAGTTGCTTACAAATGATGAAATTGATAAATTGCTAAGCAATCAAGAAATATTTTACGCTACAGGAAATACATTAACTTCTATTTTCCCTATATTTCATGAAGATGACATTAAGCCTTCATTTTTTTTGAAGATCATTCAAAGCTACAATGACTCTTATATTATGGCATATAGTCTATTTTCAATATTAATGGGCTTATTACTGGTTATCTTAATACTAATAATGCTTTATTTGCACTTTTCCAACACCCAAATGCTAGCCAAGCAGCATAAAACTAATATTGAATTACAAAGGGTTAAAGAGGCATTAGAGCAAGAAAATGCAAATAAGATAAAATTTTTTGCAAGTGTTACACATGAGTTGCGTACACCTCTTAATGCTATTATTGGATTTGCAAAGTTGATCAAAAATGAAACTTTAGGTTCGGTAGATCACTTTGAATACAAGGAATACGTAGACGATATATATAATGCTGGTACACATTTACTTGCTTTGATTAATGATGTGCTCGATTTTTCTAAAGCTGAATCAAGTAGTTTAACAGTAGAGAAAGTGAAGTTTAATCTGAATAAGATAATAGATTCGTGCTTAAAAATGTTATCACCTAAACTAAAAGAAACAGGTATTAGTTTAAAGAAAGAGATATCTGATAAACAATTATTAGTTATTGCAGATCCCAAAAGAATGAAGCAAGTTATAATAAATTTGTTATCAAATGCAATCAAGTTCACCCCTAAAGGTGGTTTAATAAGAATGGTTATTAAAGAGAATATAGAAAAAAATTTATTAACTATTGAGTTTCATGATAATGGAATAGGGATAATGCAGCAGGACATATATAAAGTTATGTCCGTTTTTGGTCAAGCAGATTCAGGATATAGAAATGAAGGTACAGGTATCGGATTACCGCTAAGCAAGAAATTAGTAGAGTTAATGGGTGGGACTTTCAGCATTAAAAGTGAAGCAAAGCTTGGTACTACGATAACATTGAACTTATTTTATGAAGAACAAACATGTGAAGATCTGATTGATTTTTAG
- a CDS encoding aspartate aminotransferase family protein has protein sequence MTISPILPVYSPININFSYGKGIYLYDIDNKRYIDFHSGIAVSSLGHANSRLTDVLKLQGEKLLHISNTYNISTANKFAENLINNSFANTVFFANSGSEAVECGLKIARAYQNGKGNKNRYRILTFHGAFHGRTFLTCATNDRQKFSELLNPYIDWCDNIEPNIESVKKAISNGIGVILIEPIQGQGGIKVMSEVFMKELREICNENDILLFFDCVQCGAGRTGKLFAYEHIGIKPDICALAKGIGGGFPLGACLATEKVAKYMAVGMHGSTFGGNPLATSVGNAVLDELLSPGFLENVEVRGKSLKNKLEDLASKFPMIEEVRGKGLMLGIKVKMNNQKFAEELSHLGLLTVGVTSDNVVRILPPLIITEKEIDEGIEILTQYLSEKF, from the coding sequence ATGACAATTTCTCCTATCTTGCCAGTTTATTCTCCTATTAACATAAATTTTTCTTATGGCAAAGGTATTTACTTGTATGATATCGATAATAAGCGCTATATAGATTTTCACTCTGGAATAGCTGTTAGCAGTTTAGGTCATGCCAACTCACGATTAACTGATGTCCTAAAATTACAAGGAGAAAAACTATTGCATATATCAAATACCTATAATATATCTACTGCCAACAAATTTGCAGAAAATTTAATAAACAACAGCTTTGCTAATACTGTATTTTTTGCAAATTCTGGATCAGAAGCAGTGGAATGTGGACTTAAAATCGCTAGGGCCTATCAAAATGGAAAAGGTAATAAAAATCGCTATAGAATTCTAACATTTCATGGTGCATTTCATGGAAGGACATTTTTAACTTGTGCAACAAACGATAGACAGAAATTTTCTGAATTACTGAATCCTTATATTGACTGGTGTGATAACATAGAGCCTAATATTGAGAGTGTAAAGAAAGCAATTTCTAATGGCATAGGTGTTATATTAATAGAACCAATACAGGGACAAGGTGGTATTAAAGTAATGAGTGAAGTCTTCATGAAAGAGCTAAGAGAAATATGTAACGAAAACGACATACTGCTATTTTTTGATTGCGTTCAGTGCGGTGCTGGCAGGACAGGAAAGTTATTTGCATATGAACACATAGGAATTAAGCCTGACATATGTGCTCTTGCAAAAGGAATAGGAGGAGGTTTCCCTCTGGGGGCTTGTCTTGCAACTGAAAAGGTTGCTAAGTACATGGCGGTCGGTATGCATGGTTCTACTTTTGGTGGTAATCCACTTGCAACTTCAGTAGGTAATGCTGTATTGGATGAATTGCTCAGCCCTGGCTTCTTAGAAAATGTTGAAGTTAGAGGTAAGTCTTTAAAAAACAAACTAGAGGACTTAGCAAGCAAGTTTCCAATGATAGAAGAAGTGAGAGGAAAAGGGTTGATGCTAGGAATAAAAGTAAAAATGAATAACCAAAAATTTGCAGAAGAGCTAAGTCACCTTGGTTTACTCACTGTTGGAGTAACATCAGATAACGTTGTAAGAATCTTGCCTCCACTCATTATCACTGAAAAAGAGATTGATGAAGGCATTGAAATCCTCACTCAGTATTTATCTGAAAAGTTCTAG
- a CDS encoding transposase DNA-binding-containing protein: protein MSEVSTNVQYTDGLGDKWLERELKHVNLGNTRLNKRLIKTGYCIEGKASGSINQSCSGWKEAKGAYRLFSNEKLKDKEIYSSHYKETMERMKGNQFVFSVQDTSYLDFDSHIKTKRLGSISKAYTKNKMGLLLHSALIVSKGRIAFRSIFSTMLGTFY from the coding sequence ATGAGTGAAGTAAGTACAAATGTGCAATATACTGATGGCTTAGGGGATAAATGGCTGGAAAGAGAGTTAAAACACGTTAATTTAGGAAATACAAGACTTAATAAGAGACTTATTAAAACAGGATATTGTATAGAGGGTAAGGCGTCTGGATCAATTAATCAAAGCTGTAGTGGATGGAAAGAAGCTAAGGGTGCATACAGATTATTTAGCAATGAAAAGCTTAAGGATAAGGAAATTTATTCTTCCCATTACAAAGAAACTATGGAGAGAATGAAAGGAAATCAGTTTGTTTTTTCAGTTCAAGATACAAGTTATTTGGATTTTGACTCTCATATAAAAACCAAGAGGCTAGGTAGTATTTCTAAAGCTTATACGAAGAATAAAATGGGTTTACTGTTGCACAGTGCCTTAATAGTCAGCAAAGGACGGATTGCCTTTAGGTCTATCTTCTCAACAATGTTGGGCACGTTCTATTAG
- a CDS encoding IS4 family transposase, whose product METCTKILSNEEWKALFIREHKVATLPEEPPKIKQAIIWLGKLGGFMNRKSDNLPGAMTLWRGYENLKESIVMLHIMTSQNCG is encoded by the coding sequence ATGGAAACCTGTACTAAAATTTTAAGCAATGAAGAGTGGAAGGCCCTTTTCATACGTGAGCATAAAGTAGCTACATTGCCAGAAGAACCTCCAAAAATAAAACAAGCTATTATTTGGTTAGGAAAATTAGGTGGATTTATGAATAGAAAAAGTGATAATTTACCAGGGGCTATGACTCTATGGCGGGGCTATGAAAATCTTAAGGAGAGCATAGTTATGCTTCACATCATGACCTCTCAAAATTGTGGGTAA
- the virB9 gene encoding P-type conjugative transfer protein VirB9: MIRLLFVALLFFCGGDALAKQEPRPIAGDNHIKVMNYNPQAIHKYTGFYGYQSSILFEPGEVIESLSMGDATGWQLLPQGNRLFIKPIDDIADTNATIITNKRVYYFEFHAEEASGLDDPRLAYEVRFLYPLFNSDEIYSTSNGDILEQASHTTIPDISDIEVIKKGLNFNYSISHVKGSQSIIPIKVFDDGKFTYLQFNKINSDFPAVFMVDSAGYESLINFRTVDDYLIIERVSSVFTLRNGSSTVCLFNENIPFKKGK, from the coding sequence ATGATTAGGTTACTCTTTGTTGCACTATTATTTTTTTGTGGTGGTGATGCACTTGCAAAACAGGAACCACGACCAATAGCTGGTGATAACCACATAAAGGTAATGAATTATAATCCACAGGCTATACATAAGTACACGGGCTTTTATGGTTATCAATCCAGCATATTGTTTGAGCCAGGGGAGGTAATAGAGAGTCTTTCAATGGGTGATGCAACCGGTTGGCAACTCCTTCCTCAAGGTAATAGATTATTTATTAAGCCTATAGATGATATTGCCGATACTAATGCAACTATAATTACCAATAAAAGAGTTTATTATTTCGAGTTTCATGCTGAAGAAGCAAGCGGGCTAGATGATCCAAGGTTAGCATATGAAGTAAGGTTTCTTTATCCACTGTTCAACAGTGATGAAATTTATTCAACGAGTAACGGTGATATTCTAGAGCAAGCTAGTCATACCACTATCCCTGATATAAGTGATATTGAGGTTATAAAGAAAGGCTTGAATTTTAACTATTCCATCTCGCACGTTAAAGGCAGTCAATCAATAATACCAATTAAGGTTTTTGATGACGGAAAATTTACATATCTACAATTTAATAAAATAAACTCTGATTTCCCTGCAGTTTTTATGGTTGATTCTGCAGGATATGAATCCTTGATAAATTTTCGTACAGTTGATGACTACCTGATAATTGAAAGAGTAAGCTCGGTATTTACCTTAAGAAACGGATCAAGTACAGTCTGCCTGTTTAATGAAAACATACCTTTCAAAAAAGGTAAGTGA
- a CDS encoding ribonuclease HII yields the protein MKYLDFTLENTLSGIIAGVDEVGRGPLAGPVISAAVIFTDRDTVIDGINDSKKLTPKCRQVLYEKITSVAKFGIGMASVEEIDSYNILQATKLSMKRALVNLDLELDYVLVDGNQPLEVKWQTKSVVNGDSLSISIAAASIVAKVTRDRLMEELHNKHPQYNWYKNKGYGTKEHLSAIGLHGITKHHRKNFAPIRIL from the coding sequence ATGAAATATCTAGATTTCACATTAGAAAATACATTATCAGGAATTATAGCAGGAGTAGATGAAGTTGGAAGAGGTCCGCTTGCCGGTCCAGTGATATCTGCAGCTGTAATATTTACTGATAGAGATACGGTTATTGATGGAATAAACGACTCAAAAAAGCTAACCCCTAAGTGTAGGCAAGTTCTATACGAAAAAATAACGTCTGTTGCAAAATTTGGTATAGGAATGGCAAGTGTAGAGGAGATAGACTCATACAATATCTTGCAAGCAACAAAGCTTTCAATGAAACGTGCGCTGGTAAATTTAGATTTAGAACTAGATTATGTGTTAGTTGATGGTAACCAACCACTTGAAGTGAAATGGCAAACAAAGTCTGTAGTGAATGGTGATAGTTTAAGTATATCAATTGCAGCCGCTTCAATCGTTGCAAAAGTTACAAGAGATCGGCTTATGGAAGAATTGCATAATAAACATCCTCAATATAATTGGTATAAAAATAAAGGATATGGAACAAAAGAACACCTCAGCGCTATTGGCCTTCATGGAATTACGAAGCACCATAGAAAGAATTTTGCACCTATAAGAATACTATAG